From a region of the Cucumis sativus cultivar 9930 chromosome 6, Cucumber_9930_V3, whole genome shotgun sequence genome:
- the LOC101213434 gene encoding transcription factor MYB33, whose product MRHPKNEIEDNLPSQDQTLSPLLDEDSGGNASGIILKKGPWTSAEDEILIEYVKKHGEGNWNAVQKHSGLSRCGKSCRLRWANHLRPNLKKGAFTAEEEHLIIELHAKMGNKWARMAGHLPGRTDNEIKNYWNTRIKRRQRAGLPLYPPEVCLRTWQALQQTQDSGGSTVVDTDHHDLLRSNSYDIPDVTFHSLKPQSALSYMPELPDISSCMLKRGLDTSQYCNLVQPTFHRQKRFRDSASLFPGPDGSVKTPFHQFEDNSYSQAAQSFGTPFAHESNPTTKNAMSFGSFEGSHSLTNGNSSASQHSKETEKLELPSLQYPETDLTSWDTTIQPAMFESVDPFIQSTPTFVLAPDRTSPCHSGLLESLVYSKTMGPKNHPSDKNSNSCSVTPGDVTDSYNMAASKTEIDDYTEVISPFGHSTSSLFSECTPISATGSSYEDPTLTEAFSGSHVKSEPFDHAWTPDREKAAKSRVNFARPDALLASDWHDRSSGIVEDTTNVTDAISLLLGDDLAADYEHFPNGISTTHSAWGLDSCSWNNMPAVCHMSDLP is encoded by the exons ATGCGGCATCCGAAAAATGAGATTGAAGACAACCTACCTTCACAAGATCAGACATTATCACCATTGCTAGACGAAGATAGTGGGGGGAATGCTAGCGGTATCATTCTTAAGAAAGGACCGTGGACGTCTGCtgaagatgaaattttgatagaGTATGTAAAGAAACATGGAGAGGGGAATTGGAATGCTGTGCAGAAGCATTCTGGACTTTCTCGTTGTGGGAAGAGCTGCCGATTGAGATGGGCCAATCACTTAAGACCAAACTTGAAAAAAGGGGCATTCACTGCAGAAGAAGAGCATCTAATAATTGAACTGCATGCAAAAATGGGAAACAAATGGGCACGCATGGCAGGCCAT TTGCCTGGACGTACAGACAATGAAATTAAGAATTACTGGAATACTCGAATTAAGAGGCGGCAGCGGGCTGGTCTACCTCTGTATCCCCCAGAAGTGTGCCTTCGTACTTGGCAGGCGTTACAGCAGACCCAAGACTCAGGTGGAAGTACTGTTGTAGATACCGACCATCATGATCTTCTTCGATCCAATAGCTATGATATACCGGATGTCACGTTTCACAGCTTGAAGCCTCAGAGTGCCTTATCTTATATGCCTGAGCTTCCAGATATTTCAAGTTGTATGCTAAAAAGAGGTCTTGATACTTCTCAGTATTGTAATTTGGTACAACCAACGTTTCATCGTCAAAAGCGTTTCCGGGACTCAGCATCTTTATTTCCTGGTCCTGATGGTAGTGTTAAAACCCCTTTCCACCAGTTTGAGGATAATTCCTACAGTCAAGCTGCTCAGTCATTTGGTACACCTTTTGCCCATGAATCTAACCCTACCACAAAGAACGCCATGTCCTTTGGCTCGTTTGAGGGTAGCCATTCCCTTACAAATGGCAATTCCTCTGCTTCTCAGCACTCGAAAGAGACAGAGAAGTTGGAGCTCCCTTCACTCCAATATCCAGAAACTGATTTAACCAGTTGGGACACAACCATCCAACCAGCAATGTTTGAATCAGTTGACCCGTTTATTCAATCTACACCAACTTTTGTGTTGGCACCAGATAGAACTTCTCCATGCCACAGTGGCTTGCTAGAATCTTTAGTATATTCTAAGACGATGGGTCCAAAGAATCACCCATCtgacaaaaattcaaattcatgcAGTGTCACTCCAGGTGATGTAACTGATAGTTACAATATGGCAGCGAGTAAGACAGAAATTGATGACTATACCGAGGTTATTTCTCCATTTGGTCACTCCACTTCCTCGCTTTTCAGTGAATGCACACCAATCAGTGCGACTGGAAGTTCATATGAAGATCCTACTCTTACTGAGGCCTTTTCCG GAAGTCACGTGAAATCAGAACCATTTGATCATGCATGGACCCCTGATAGAGAAAAAGCAGCCAAAAGCAGGGTCAACTTCGCACGTCCAGATGCCTTGCTCGCTTCAGATTGGCATGACCGAAGTTCAGGAATCGTGGAGGACACAACCAATGTAACTGATGCCATCTCTTTGCTTCTAGGTGATGATTTGGCTGCTGACTATGAGCACTTCCCAAATGGGATTTCAACAACACATTCAGCATGGGGCCTCGATTCTTGTTCATGGAATAACATGCCAGCAGTATGTCATATGTCTGATCTTCCTTGA
- the LOC101213915 gene encoding ABSCISIC ACID-INSENSITIVE 5-like protein 2 translates to MGIQTMGSQAGGDPNGKQSQFQPLVRQNSLYSLTLDEVQNQLGDLGKPLISMNLDELLKNVWTAEANQTVGKDNEDNNILANQTSLQRQASLSLNGALSKKTVDEVWRDIQQSKDSEEKKSRERQPTLGEMTLEDFLVKAGVVAETSSNKKGAGPVVEIDANITPQFQQTQWMQYPQPQYQSQQAAMMGVYMSGQPIPQPLHVGGGAVMDVPYVDNQLTLPTPLMGALSDTQASGRKRGAPEDMIEKTVERRQKRMIKNRESAARSRARKQAYTNELENKVSRLEEENERLRKRKELEKMLPLAPSPEPKYQLRRTSSAPF, encoded by the exons ATGGGGATTCAAACTATGGGGTCTCAGGCCGGAGGTGATCCAAATGGCAAACAATCACAGTTCCAGCCATTGGTTCGTCAAAATTCACTGTATAGTCTCACACTGGATGAGGTTCAAAATCAGTTGGGTGATCTAGGAAAGCCATTAATCAGCATGAACCTTGATGAGCTTCTTAAAAATGTATGGACTGCTGAGGCCAACCAAACTGTTGGTAAGGACAATGAGGACAATAATATCTTGGCCAATCAAACATCCCTACAACGTCAGGCTAGTCTTTCATTGAATGGTGCTCTGAGTAAGAAGACCGTTGATGAGGTGTGGAGAGACATTCAACAAAGCAAAGACAGTGAGGAGAAGAAGTCTCGTGAACGACAACCTACGTTGGGAGAGATGACATTGGAAGATTTTCTGGTGAAAGCAGGGGTGGTTGCTGAGACATCGTCAAATAAAAAAGGCGCGGGCCCTGTTGTCGAAATTGATGCAAATATCACACCCCAGTTCCAACAAACGCAGTGGATGCAGTACCCTCAACCTCAGTATCAGTCTCAACAAGCAGCAATGATGGGGGTCTACATGTCAGGCCAGCCTATTCCCCAGCCGCTGCATGTGGGAGGTGGTGCTGTGATGGATGTTCCATATGTAGACAACCAGCTGACATTGCCAACGCCTTTGATGGGAGCTTTATCTGATACACAGGCATCCGGAAGAAAAAGGGGAGCGCCTGAAGACATGATTGAGAAAACTGTCGAGCGTAGACAGAAGAGGATGATAAAGAATCGGGAATCTGCTGCTCGTTCACGAGCAAGGAAGCAG GCATATACCAATGAGCTGGAGAATAAAGTTTCGCGTTTGGAAGAGGAGAACGAAAGGCTCAGGAAACGAAAG
- the LOC101213668 gene encoding uncharacterized protein LOC101213668 translates to MTKRMESYGLLGQKRDVKHKGRNVVWSVAMDKCLIEALAIQARNGNKIDRCFNENAYTAACIAVNSHFNLNLNNQKVINRLKTIKKRYKVIKDILCRDGFRWNPTSKMIECDSEDLWKRYVAAHPDARGIRGKPIEMYDELNIVCGNYQAPSQWAKMKDGNHALQVRNFEEESASFHSPSSEDLSETDNTESYTGPCEYAELPNGSQDPLPNNPTRQQPKRPRASEALQDAMLAVASSIRRLADAMELSKHSIDANELLEAVMEVDGLEEAKQMYAFEYLNADPVKARAFLTYNARMRKIYLFRQFWWWK, encoded by the exons ATGACTAAAA GAATGGAATCGTATGGTCTGCTAGGCCAAAAAAGGGATGTAAAGCACAAAGGAAGGAATGTTGTTTGGTCAGTTGCAATGGACAAGTGCCTTATTGAAGCTCTTGCTATTCAGGCAAGAAATGGGAATAAAATTGACAGATGCTTTAATGAAAATGCATATACAGCTGCATGTATTGCTGTAAATAGTCATTTTAACTTAAACTTGAACAACCAGAAAGTTATCAATCGTCTAAAGACGATTAAGAAGAGGTACAAAGTAATCAAGGATATTCTTTGTCGAGACGGATTTCGGTGGAATCCGACTTCTAAGATGATTGAGTGTGACAGCGAAGACCTTTGGAAGAGATATGTGGCA GCACACCCCGATGCGAGAGGAATCAGAGGGAAGCCAATAGAGATGTATGATGAACTAAACATTGTTTGTGGCAATTATCAGGCCCCGAGTCAATGGGCGAAGATGAAGGACGGAAACCATGCACTTCAAGTCAGGAATTTTGAGGAAGAGTCTGCATCATTTCACTCCCCAAGCTCGGAAGATCTTAGTGAAACAGATAATACAGAGTCATATACTGGACCGTGTGAATATGCAGAACTGCCCAATGGTAGTCAAGACCCTCTACCAAACAACCCGACGAGACAACAACCGAAGAGACCACGGGCATCTGAAGCTCTCCAAGATGCAATGCTGGCCGTGGCGTCTAGTATTCGTCGTCTGGCCGATGCAATGGAACTGAGCAAGCACTCAATAGATGCCAATGAACTGTTAGAAGCTGTAATGGAGGTTGATGGTTTGGAGGAGGCTAAACAAATGTATGCCTTCGAATATTTGAACGCCGATCCGGTGAAAGCCCGAGCGTTCTTGACATATAATGCTCGAATGAGGAAGATTTATTTGTTTCGCCAGTTTTGGTGGTGGAAGTAA
- the LOC101213190 gene encoding uncharacterized protein LOC101213190, with amino-acid sequence MIRPPRPSSQQVPNSSLVNSGNGFQNQAPFCNPNPQFNNLHGNPVPTMPPPMFQPGLMMNLQNPLMGLPNNSLGASPFAPGHMGFANSAANFPAQGQFNLMPNVNQMNMNSCLPLAQFFGQNMPNLVQQLGQNMGLNNGQFCLPFQNMNQHVIPGQMMNMPQVPSYTSYGGPNQQAVPMPFQNPGFSTAQSFGVNQGMQPVNQNPQNFIPQAMGGAGSNQFPASAQPLQGNSTMPINSSTQPQQARNLQSPAFAGTQGNSSISDGGNGSNSISNNSAHRNFMRNSKKGFQKNQTHHLKNEKKKFGFPGGQKEKGFHNERRNKFCGTNPTDQVKEQKRSLSLVYTDQEIRQWREARRKNYPSSTNIQKKLTGKQTNCTLVDKEAKLLRQELKEILAKQAELGVEVAEIPPEYLSYSEKHDNRKQRGGRSTLGEEAEEASIEKENSQNRLNKRGRCKKKNRPRKKGKFEKHLSNKPPLKKREPTLLQKLLKADVRKDKSQLLQALRFTVMNSFFKEWPNKPLKFPSVTVKENEGETNVVDETSLSTGNFNLQETNNNSLVENDGSHDIDSDNENDIKDSNKDEKLKGDGIQVLEEEGEIID; translated from the exons ATGATTCGTCCTCCTCGCCCTTCTTCACAACAG GTACCCAATTCATCGCTCGTGAATTCCGGCAATGGGTTTCAAAATCAGGCACCCTTCTGCAATCCAAACCCCCAATTCAACAATCTCCATGGAAACCCTGTTCCCACCATGCCACCTCCCATGTTTCAGCCGGGATTGATGATGAATTTGCAAAACCCTCTCATGGGGTTGCCTAATAATTCTCTTGGTGCTTCCCCTTTTGCTCCTGGCCATATGGGTTTTGCAAATTCTGCTGCTAATTTTCCAGCTCAGGGGCAGTTCAATTTGATGCCGAATGTGAATCAGATGAATATGAACTCTTGTTTGCCTCTAGCTCAGTTTTTTGGACAGAACATGCCGAATTTGGTTCAGCAATTGGGTCAGAATATGGGTTTAAATAATGGCCAGTTTTGTTTGCCGTTTCAAAACATGAATCAACATGTAATTCCTGGACAGATGATGAATATGCCTCAAGTCCCTTCTTATACTTCATATGGTGGTCCAAATCAACAAGCTGTTCCAATGCCTTTTCAGAATCCTGGCTTCTCTACGGCCCAGTCTTTTGGAGTCAATCAGGGAATGCAGCCTGTTAACCAGAATCCCCAAAACTTCATTCCACAAGCAATGGGCGGTGCTGGATCAAATCAATTTCCGGCTTCAGCTCAACCGCTACAAGGGAATTCGACCATGCCGATTAACTCCTCCACTCAACCACAACAAGCTAGGAACCTGCAGTCACCTGCTTTCGCTGGGACACAG GGTAATTCTTCAATAAGTGATGGTGGAAATGGATCAAATTCAATTTCGAATAATTCAGCTCACAGAAATTTCATGAGGAACTCAAAAAAAGG ATTTCAGAAGAATCAAACTcatcatttgaaaaatgagaagaaaaagttcGGGTTTCCTGGAGGACAGAAAGAGAAAG GTTTTCACAACGAGAGGAGGAACAAATTTTGTGGCACTAACCCCACAGATCAAGTGAAAGAACAGAAGAG ATCTCTCTCTTTGGTCTATACGGATCAAGAAATCCGACAATGGCGCGAGGCAAGAAGGAAGAATTACCCGTCATCAACCAACATACAGAAG AAACTCACTGGAAAGCAAACCAACTGCACATTGGTCGATAAGGAGGCTAAGCTTTTGCGACAA GAACTCAAAGAGATTTTAGCGAAGCAGGCTGAATTAGGAGTGGAAGTTGCTGAAATACCACCAGAATATCTCTCCTATTCAGAGAAACATGACAATCGAAAACAACGTGGAGGTCGATCGACATTAGGAGAGGAAGCCGAAGAAGCCtcaatagaaaaagaaaattctcaaAACAGGTTAAACAAGAGGGGAAGATGCAAGAAAAAGAATCGCCCgagaaagaagggaaaatTTGAGAAGCATTTGTCAAACAAGCCGccattaaagaaaagagaacCAACATTATTGCAGAAGCTCTTGAAAGCAGATGTGAGGAAAGACAAAAGCCAGTTGTTACAAGCTTTAAGATTCACGGTGATGAATTCTTTCTTCAAAGAATGGCCCAATAAACCCTTGAAGTTTCCTTCAGTCACGgtcaaagaaaatgaaggtgAGACCAATGTGGTTGATGAGACCTCTCTGTCTACTGGGAATTTCAATCTCCAAGAGACCAACAACAATTCattggttgaaaatgatgGTAGTCATGACATCGACAGCGATAATGAAAATGACATCAAAGACAGCAACAAGGACGAGAAGCTTAAAGGAGATGGAATACAGGTACTTGAAGAGGAAGGAGAAATTATTGACTAA